The nucleotide window aggggaaaaaaaaaagtgagagagAATGTAATAGAACTATAGAAATACCCGTGAAGGAAACTACAGGGAATCATTTCATTTTGTCTGTTTGATATTTGATTCCTTACAGAGCCAAGGGCTCTTTGGTCAATTTGAAGTAACAACAATGAGCATTTTTCCCTTTCGCATAATACAACAAGAACATGGTGCATGGCTTTCTGTAAAGAAAATATTCCCCTATTATTCTACCAACATAAAAGTATGCAAAAAAAGATTGTTGTCGGTTCATCATACGTTCAATGTAGGTATCATTGTCCCAAGTCCAAAACACTGATAAATATCTTCGTATGTCTATTTTATAAGTACCGATGCAACACCTTCCTCAATATTATCTTacaaatttatttatattttatcgATATTTCAATTTTCGATATCTTATCAATATTCAATAGTTAATAGAAATTCAAATTGGCCCACATTTAAACGGCCCACTTATAAGCTAAATTttgtttgtccaaaaaaaaaaaaaaaaaaaatttgagggaCCCGAATATTATACAAGTCAAAATGTGTAGATGGTTGGCCATTTTCGAAACCCATGAAGCGCGAAATAGGCAGACTAGTCGCTGATGGCTTATACAGAGAAGCCCTATGCTTATATACTCAACACCACTCCGCTTCTTTCCCCCCTCACAAATTCACATTCCCTCCGCTTCTCAAAGCCTGTGCCAAGCTCCGATCAGCCCCTCAAGCCCAAATGGTCCACACCCATCTCCTCAAAACCGGCTTCTTCTCCGACGTCTACTCAGCCACCGCTCTCACCGACGCTTACATGAAGCTCAATCTCATGGACGATGCGCTCAAGGTGTTCGACGAAATGCCTGACCGAAACTTGGCTTCGGTAAACGCTGTGATTTCCGGGCTGTTGCATAATGGACATCGCAGAGAGGCTTTAAAGGTGTTCAAGAGCGTTGGTTTTGGAGGGTTCGGGTTGAATTCGGTTACTATAGCCAGTGTGCTTTCGGCGTGTGACAATGCGAAGGAGGGGATGGGAACGCATTGCGCTGCGGTGAAGCTCGGGGTTGAGAGTGATGTTTATGTTGCTACATCAGCTGTGAGTATGTATTCGAGCTGTGGAGAGTTGGTTTCTGCTGCAAAGTTGTTTGAAGATATGCCTGTCAAGAATGTGGTGAGCTATAATGCTTTTATAACAGGGCTTTTGCAGAATGGGGTTCCAAGGGTGGTGTTGGATGTGTTTAAGAAAATGAGAGCATGTAGAGGTGAAAATCCGAATTCAGTGACATTGGTTTCGGTTCTCTCTGCTTGTGCTAGTGTTTTGTATCTCCGATTTGGCAGGCAGGTTCATGGTTTGATCGTGAAAATTGCGAGTGGGATTGATGCTATGACTAGAACAGCGCTTGTCGACATGTATTCCAAGTGTGGGTGTTGGCAGCTCGGGTACCAAATATTCGAAGATCTAGATGAAACAAGGACCTTGTTTATATGGAATGCCATGATTGCAGGAGTGATGTTGAATGCGCAGTGGGAGATTGCTGTTGAGCTTTTCGAACAGCTAGAATCTGAAGGGTTTAAGCCTGATTCAGTGACTTGGAATTCAATGATCAGCGGGTTTTCACAACTAGGGATGGGAAACGAAGCTTTCAAGTATTTTAAGAGAATGCAATCGACTGGTGTAGCTCCGAGTTTGAAATCTGTCACTAGTCTCTTGCAAGCCTGTGCAGATTCATCTGCTCTGCAATGTGGACAAGAGGTTCATGGGCATGCAATT belongs to Rosa chinensis cultivar Old Blush chromosome 4, RchiOBHm-V2, whole genome shotgun sequence and includes:
- the LOC112197979 gene encoding pentatricopeptide repeat-containing protein At2g02750, whose product is MKREIGRLVADGLYREALCLYTQHHSASFPPHKFTFPPLLKACAKLRSAPQAQMVHTHLLKTGFFSDVYSATALTDAYMKLNLMDDALKVFDEMPDRNLASVNAVISGLLHNGHRREALKVFKSVGFGGFGLNSVTIASVLSACDNAKEGMGTHCAAVKLGVESDVYVATSAVSMYSSCGELVSAAKLFEDMPVKNVVSYNAFITGLLQNGVPRVVLDVFKKMRACRGENPNSVTLVSVLSACASVLYLRFGRQVHGLIVKIASGIDAMTRTALVDMYSKCGCWQLGYQIFEDLDETRTLFIWNAMIAGVMLNAQWEIAVELFEQLESEGFKPDSVTWNSMISGFSQLGMGNEAFKYFKRMQSTGVAPSLKSVTSLLQACADSSALQCGQEVHGHAIRTDISSDLFFSTALIDTYMKCGQSSWARRVFDSFHVKPDDPAFWNATISGYGREGENESAFRIFDQMLEEKVQPNAATFISLLSMCSHSGLIDKGWQIFRMMDRDFGMKPDPKHYGCLIDLLGRSGRLDEARELTHELSEPSGSVFASLLGACESHLNLELGKEMAIKLSELEPENPTPFLILSKIYAGLGRWKDAEIIRGMMDDQKSRKLPGFSLLQLHEK